The Carassius gibelio isolate Cgi1373 ecotype wild population from Czech Republic chromosome B22, carGib1.2-hapl.c, whole genome shotgun sequence genome window below encodes:
- the LOC127988514 gene encoding elastase-1-like, with protein MLRILLLSVLVALAMAEPRYLEEAPEERVVGGEVAQPNSWPWQISLQYLSGGSYYHTCGGSLIRANWVMTAAHCVDTSRTWRVVLGDHNLNTNEGREQYMSVSNVYIHPNWNSNNVASGYDIALLRLSSSATLNSYVKLATLPPSGQVLPHNNPCYITGWGRTSTGGSLSAQLKQAYLPVVDYSTCTRSDWWGSTVKNTMVCAGGGVDSGCNGDSGGPLNCQVSGQYVVHGVTSFVSSLGCNTTKKPTVFTRVSAYSSWISGIIG; from the exons ATGCTGAGGATCCTGTTGTTGAGCGTGCTGGTCGCCCTGG CCATGGCTGAGCCCAGATATCTGGAGGAGGCCCCTGAGGAGAGGGTCGTTGGAGGAGAGGTGGCTCAACCCAACTCTTGGCCCTGGCAG ATCTCTCTCCAGTACCTGTCTGGCGGCAGCTACTATCACACCTGCGGTGGGAGTCTGATCAGAGCTAACTGGGTGATGACTGCTGCCCACTGCGTTGACAC CTCGAGAACTTGGCGTGTTGTCCTGGGTGACCACAACTTAAACACCAACGAGGGTCGCGAGCAGTACATGAGCGTCAGCAACGTCTACATCCACCCCAACTGGAACAGCAACAATGTGGCTTCCGG ATATGACATCGCCCTTCTGCGCCTGTCCTCCAGTGCCACTCTGAACTCATATGTGAAGCTGGCCACCCTGCCACCTTCCGGACAGGTTCTGCCCCACAACAACCCCTGCTACATCACCGGCTGGGGCCGCACGTCCA CTGGTGGGTCACTGTCAGCTCAGCTGAAACAGGCCTATCTGCCCGTGGTGGACTACAGCACCTGCACTCGTAGCGACTGGTGGGGAAGCACCGTGAAGAACACCATGGTCTGCGCTGGTGGCGGAGTTGACTCTGGATGTAAC GGTGACTCTGGCGGCCCTCTGAACTGTCAGGTCAGTGGTCAGTACGTCGTCCACGGTGTGACCAGCTTTGTGTCTTCATTGGGTTGTAACACCACCAAGAAGCCAACAGTCTTCACCCGTGTGTCTGCCTACTCCAGCTGGATCAGTGGC ATCATTGGATAA